The following proteins are encoded in a genomic region of Natronorubrum halophilum:
- a CDS encoding ABC transporter substrate-binding protein, translated as MSRGGKSQGRRRELLKAITVGGVAGITGLAGCIGDPDEVGGGDDEDFDTVQFGVLEPTTGEFTELATERNQGTKLAIQEINESDEYDFTIEYNEYDTQLDPATATQRARQAVESDGAQFITGCISSSVALAINDFALENEVVYTPGAADTSITGESCNEYVFRFETSTAQIAEVMAQWTADELGDRIVYHVADYAYGDSVLDEVETRMESISDSYEQVGVTRSDPGSTNFEAFISQIADVSDEADALVVGMTGADLAIFLSQAGSRGLQDEIPIVTTTGSFRAVLGGAGTGAYNTYSGVRYVPDLDTGSNQEFVEAYESEYGDPPDNFSRVGYESIRMVANGIREAGSRNPTTVAETLSGMDHDTIFGPNEFRECDHQAMNPVWMGECVEPDSGELADVQLLTELSGEEAAPDCEETGCEL; from the coding sequence ATGAGTCGAGGTGGCAAATCACAGGGTCGGAGACGCGAGCTTCTCAAAGCGATTACCGTCGGTGGTGTTGCTGGAATTACCGGATTAGCCGGCTGTATCGGCGATCCCGACGAGGTGGGTGGCGGAGACGACGAGGATTTCGATACGGTGCAGTTCGGAGTCCTCGAGCCAACTACGGGAGAGTTCACCGAACTGGCCACGGAACGAAACCAGGGGACCAAACTCGCGATTCAGGAGATCAACGAGAGTGACGAGTACGACTTTACGATCGAGTACAACGAGTACGATACCCAACTCGATCCGGCGACGGCGACCCAGCGAGCCCGACAGGCGGTGGAGTCGGACGGAGCGCAGTTCATCACCGGCTGCATCTCGAGTTCGGTCGCGCTCGCGATCAACGACTTCGCCCTCGAGAACGAAGTCGTCTACACGCCGGGAGCGGCGGACACGTCGATCACGGGAGAGAGCTGCAACGAGTACGTGTTCCGATTCGAGACGAGCACCGCACAGATCGCGGAAGTGATGGCTCAGTGGACCGCCGACGAGTTGGGCGACCGGATCGTCTACCACGTCGCCGACTACGCGTACGGCGACTCGGTCCTCGACGAGGTCGAGACGCGAATGGAGTCGATCAGCGACTCCTACGAGCAGGTCGGCGTGACGCGGTCGGATCCGGGGTCGACGAACTTCGAGGCGTTCATCAGCCAGATCGCGGACGTCAGCGACGAGGCCGACGCGCTCGTCGTGGGGATGACCGGCGCTGACCTCGCCATCTTCCTCTCGCAGGCCGGCTCGCGCGGATTACAGGACGAGATTCCGATCGTGACGACGACCGGATCGTTCCGCGCCGTCCTGGGGGGTGCCGGCACTGGGGCCTACAACACCTACAGCGGCGTCCGGTACGTTCCGGATCTCGATACCGGCAGCAATCAGGAGTTCGTCGAGGCCTACGAGAGCGAGTACGGCGATCCGCCCGACAACTTCTCGCGCGTCGGCTACGAGTCGATCAGAATGGTCGCAAACGGCATCCGCGAAGCCGGCTCTCGGAACCCGACGACGGTCGCCGAGACGCTCTCGGGGATGGACCACGACACGATCTTCGGCCCGAACGAGTTCCGCGAGTGCGATCACCAGGCGATGAACCCGGTCTGGATGGGCGAGTGCGTCGAACCCGACTCTGGCGAACTCGCCGACGTCCAACTCCTCACGGAGCTGTCCGGCGAAGAAGCCGCACCCGACTGTGAGGAAACGGGCTGTGAACTGTAG
- the paaK gene encoding phenylacetate--CoA ligase PaaK: MSDTPIETAPRTEIRELQNERLRETVRNAYENVDYYRAELDAAGIEPEDIQTVDDVQKLPFTTKEDFRSEYPDGLFAVDDADIRRIHASSGTTGKPKIVAYTENDLDVWSEVVARCLAASGVEPGDTVQNGYGYGLFTGGLGLHYGIEELGATVIPIGGGQTQRQVELLQDLESDVLTCTPSYSLYLAETAEEMGIDITDLPVSTVIFGAEPCTDPMREEIEERLDVTGIDIYGLSEIIGPGVSNECHEAQEGLHIWEDHFYPEVIDPRTDEPVPEGEEGELVLTSLTKEALPVFRYRTGDLTTLTYEECECGRTMARMDNVTGRADDLLIVRGVNCYPSEIEAVVLEFDAVAPYYRIDLYREDNLDRLELTIEREPGFDGDTADLRDRIRTRLSNVLSFTPDELEIVGPDSIERTEVGKVKRVYDHR; the protein is encoded by the coding sequence ATGAGCGATACGCCAATAGAGACAGCCCCTCGGACGGAGATTCGAGAGCTGCAAAACGAACGGCTCCGTGAAACGGTCCGCAACGCCTACGAGAACGTCGACTACTATCGGGCGGAACTCGATGCTGCGGGAATCGAACCCGAGGACATCCAGACTGTCGACGACGTACAGAAGCTGCCGTTCACGACGAAAGAGGACTTTCGGTCCGAGTATCCCGACGGCCTCTTCGCCGTTGATGACGCCGATATCCGCCGAATCCACGCCTCCTCCGGCACGACCGGCAAGCCCAAGATCGTCGCCTACACCGAGAACGACCTCGACGTCTGGAGCGAGGTCGTCGCGCGCTGTCTCGCCGCCTCCGGGGTGGAACCGGGCGATACGGTGCAGAACGGCTACGGCTACGGGTTGTTCACGGGCGGCCTCGGCCTCCACTACGGGATCGAAGAACTCGGCGCGACGGTGATTCCGATCGGCGGCGGGCAAACGCAACGACAGGTGGAACTGCTACAGGACCTAGAGAGCGACGTCCTCACGTGTACCCCGTCGTACTCGCTGTATCTCGCGGAGACGGCCGAGGAGATGGGTATCGACATCACGGACCTTCCGGTGTCGACGGTGATCTTCGGCGCGGAACCCTGTACGGATCCGATGCGCGAGGAGATCGAAGAACGCCTCGACGTCACCGGTATCGACATTTACGGGCTCTCGGAGATCATCGGTCCCGGCGTCTCCAACGAGTGCCACGAGGCCCAGGAGGGATTACACATCTGGGAGGATCACTTCTACCCCGAAGTGATCGATCCGCGGACCGACGAGCCGGTTCCCGAGGGCGAAGAGGGCGAACTCGTCCTGACGTCGCTCACGAAAGAAGCCCTGCCGGTGTTCCGGTACCGCACCGGCGACCTCACGACGCTCACGTACGAGGAGTGCGAGTGCGGGCGAACGATGGCGCGAATGGACAACGTCACCGGTCGGGCCGACGACCTGCTCATCGTCCGCGGCGTCAACTGCTACCCCAGCGAGATCGAGGCCGTCGTCCTCGAGTTCGACGCGGTCGCCCCCTACTACCGCATCGACCTCTATCGCGAAGATAACCTGGATCGCCTCGAGCTCACGATCGAGCGCGAACCCGGCTTCGACGGTGACACCGCGGACCTCCGAGACCGCATCCGGACCCGGCTATCGAACGTCCTCTCGTTTACGCCGGACGAACTGGAGATCGTCGGCCCGGACAGCATCGAGCGGACGGAAGTCGGGAAGGTAAAGCGGGTCTACGACCACCGGTAA
- a CDS encoding MaoC family dehydratase: protein MAYSYEPHYFEDFEAGQEFESVGRTVTESDFVMHSALSGDWTELHTNKEYAEDGPFDGRIAHGPMTFVQATGFVYRTGIVERTAYAFLGMNYMDLPNPVYIGDTLSLEITVSETKDIDREDSAIVVLDTEMTNQDDTVVFQGDMKFLIKRRE from the coding sequence ATGGCATACAGCTACGAGCCACATTACTTCGAGGACTTCGAAGCGGGACAGGAGTTCGAGAGCGTCGGCCGAACCGTCACCGAATCCGATTTCGTCATGCACTCCGCGCTGAGCGGCGACTGGACGGAACTGCACACGAACAAGGAGTACGCCGAGGACGGTCCCTTCGACGGGCGAATCGCCCACGGCCCGATGACGTTCGTCCAGGCGACCGGCTTCGTCTACCGGACCGGGATCGTCGAGCGGACGGCGTACGCCTTCCTCGGAATGAACTACATGGATCTTCCCAACCCCGTCTACATCGGCGACACCCTCTCGCTCGAGATAACGGTGAGCGAAACCAAGGACATCGACCGCGAGGACTCGGCGATCGTCGTCCTCGACACGGAGATGACGAATCAGGACGACACGGTCGTTTTCCAGGGCGATATGAAGTTCCTGATCAAACGGCGCGAGTAG
- a CDS encoding alpha/beta fold hydrolase, which yields MVSHDTWSNQQSSTAVIVDGHDLEVAYHEAGPDDDDAGGDPPVVFLHGIPTWSFLWRDIVPPVAEEHRTIAPDLLGYGNSAMHDGFDRSIRAQERLLEALLEDLGCETIALVAHDIGGGIALRYAAHNPESVEQLVLSNAVCYDSWPVEFISTLGLPKTAALERSELEARLESAFVDGAFGEADPEFVEGMKAPWLTDEGHVSLVRNAVATNTNHTTELDYESIAAETLLLWGEDDVMQPYRYAERLADDVSEAELAPLSDAYHWVPEDRPGVYSDRLLEFLE from the coding sequence ATGGTCAGCCACGACACCTGGAGCAACCAACAGTCGAGCACGGCGGTCATCGTCGACGGTCACGACCTCGAGGTCGCCTATCACGAAGCGGGTCCCGACGATGACGACGCCGGCGGCGACCCGCCGGTCGTCTTCCTGCACGGCATTCCGACCTGGTCGTTCCTCTGGCGGGACATCGTTCCCCCGGTCGCCGAAGAGCATCGGACCATCGCGCCCGACCTGCTGGGCTACGGCAACTCCGCGATGCACGACGGGTTCGATCGGTCGATCCGCGCCCAAGAGCGGCTTCTCGAGGCGCTCCTCGAAGACCTCGGGTGCGAGACGATCGCGCTCGTCGCCCACGATATCGGCGGCGGCATCGCCCTGCGATACGCCGCGCACAACCCCGAGTCCGTCGAACAACTCGTCCTTTCGAACGCCGTCTGTTACGACTCGTGGCCGGTGGAGTTCATTTCGACCCTCGGGCTTCCGAAGACCGCCGCTCTCGAGCGATCGGAACTCGAGGCGCGCCTCGAGTCGGCGTTCGTCGACGGTGCGTTCGGCGAGGCCGATCCCGAGTTCGTCGAGGGAATGAAAGCGCCGTGGCTGACCGACGAGGGCCACGTCTCGCTCGTCCGGAACGCGGTTGCGACGAACACGAACCACACGACCGAACTCGACTACGAATCGATCGCCGCGGAGACGTTGTTGCTGTGGGGCGAAGACGACGTCATGCAGCCGTATCGGTACGCCGAGCGGTTGGCGGACGACGTTTCCGAAGCCGAACTCGCCCCGCTATCGGACGCCTACCACTGGGTCCCCGAGGACCGACCGGGCGTCTACAGCGATCGGCTGCTCGAATTTCTAGAATAA
- a CDS encoding winged helix-turn-helix domain-containing protein, translating to MTTDKSPNWDFKDRDIAILCELSNDPQLSSRELTGVLKSEYDIDVSHVTVSESIRRMRDEGVFREAIIPNEEYYTFALFEFKFNTEHFADNWRETMEYIKGDKHTLFFFLSDGEYQWKTVMMFRDRQRISRWIHDCYKEHGSVIANIRNSAVHNVLKFQTDPRIYEDLRDEQTE from the coding sequence ATGACTACCGATAAATCACCGAACTGGGACTTCAAGGATCGCGATATCGCGATTCTGTGCGAGCTGTCGAACGATCCACAGCTTTCCTCGCGGGAGTTGACGGGCGTTCTCAAATCCGAGTACGACATCGACGTCTCGCACGTGACCGTCAGCGAATCGATCAGGCGAATGCGCGACGAGGGCGTCTTTCGGGAGGCGATCATCCCCAACGAGGAGTACTACACGTTCGCGCTGTTCGAGTTCAAGTTCAACACCGAACACTTCGCCGACAACTGGCGAGAGACGATGGAGTACATCAAGGGAGACAAACACACCCTGTTTTTCTTCCTCTCGGACGGGGAGTACCAGTGGAAGACCGTCATGATGTTTCGAGACCGCCAGCGGATCTCGAGGTGGATCCACGACTGTTACAAGGAACACGGCAGCGTCATCGCGAACATCCGCAACTCGGCGGTCCACAACGTCCTGAAGTTCCAGACCGATCCGCGAATCTACGAGGATCTGCGGGACGAACAAACCGAGTAG
- a CDS encoding PaaI family thioesterase has protein sequence MVSEPDASTDWPEWTTFVDRHGYLSWLDLEVAHLEDGRAVIAIERSEEFENPVGNDGYDPVHGGIVATLIDTSSAFALRTTFDDPAAARLTTTDLNVSYLRPATGDLRAEAEVVRAGGTTGVTEVSVVGADGEAAVGRTTYRLFRTGGADDDTGT, from the coding sequence ATGGTATCGGAACCGGATGCGTCGACCGACTGGCCCGAGTGGACGACGTTCGTGGACCGTCACGGCTACCTCTCGTGGCTCGATCTCGAGGTCGCCCACCTCGAGGATGGCCGTGCGGTCATCGCGATCGAGCGCAGCGAGGAGTTCGAGAATCCGGTCGGCAACGACGGCTACGATCCGGTTCACGGCGGCATCGTCGCGACCTTGATCGATACCTCGAGCGCCTTTGCGCTTCGGACCACGTTCGACGACCCGGCCGCCGCTCGGCTGACGACGACGGATCTCAACGTCTCGTACCTCCGGCCGGCGACGGGTGATCTCCGCGCCGAAGCGGAGGTCGTTCGGGCCGGCGGAACGACCGGCGTTACTGAGGTCAGCGTCGTCGGGGCCGACGGCGAGGCAGCCGTCGGCCGCACCACCTACCGGCTGTTTCGGACGGGCGGTGCGGACGACGATACCGGGACGTAG
- a CDS encoding 3-hydroxyacyl-CoA dehydrogenase/enoyl-CoA hydratase family protein, which translates to MSLETIDRVAVLGAGNMGHGITEVTAMGGYDVTMRDIKDEFVGDGYESIEWSLEKLAEKDLIDESAEDVLDRIDVTTDLEEAVADADLVIEAAPENLDLKHDIFGDLEEYCDEETLLATNTSSLPISDIAEAVDTPERVLGLHFFNPPVKMDLVEVIYGEETSDEAAEAGYEWVESIGKTPIYVRKDVRGFVVNTIVGPFGGEPAWMVSEGEATIEQADATMAHERGYPMGPFELADLTGIDVGYHVRKEGGTKVPPIIEEKVEAEELGQKTGKGYYDYEDGNGADYTPDDAGEFDWLRVEARMINRAAFLVGDDVATPEEVDTGVQLGLGFPEGICRRADKIGLDAVLEKLETLSEETGSDRFEPHPYLEELVEAGKTGEEAGVGFYEYDGDEGGLDSYHDLNVSLEDGVLRVELDRPSRMNALSGDLLAEIDDLFSSVDTDEVRCATIEGAGDRAFSAGADISGFSGVEPTDLMDVTPAFETVNDFPRPVLAKVDGYCLGAGLELALACDLRIATERSAFGAPEINLGLIPGGGGTQRLLRVLGETRAKELVFRGEHIDADRAEDWGLINRAVERDDFDETVDEFVDDLRNGPPIALEIAKKVMNEGEDASLEAALTIESQGFGLLTSTDDVLEGTAAFAEDREPEFEGE; encoded by the coding sequence ATGTCACTAGAAACCATCGACCGCGTCGCCGTGCTGGGCGCGGGGAACATGGGTCACGGGATCACCGAGGTAACCGCGATGGGCGGCTACGATGTTACGATGCGCGACATCAAAGACGAGTTCGTCGGAGACGGCTACGAGTCGATCGAGTGGAGCCTCGAGAAACTCGCGGAGAAGGACCTGATCGACGAATCCGCCGAGGACGTCCTCGACCGGATCGACGTCACCACCGACCTCGAGGAAGCCGTCGCCGACGCCGATCTCGTCATCGAGGCCGCACCCGAGAACCTCGACCTGAAACACGACATCTTCGGCGACCTCGAGGAGTACTGCGACGAGGAGACGCTGCTCGCGACGAACACCTCGAGCCTTCCCATTTCGGACATCGCGGAGGCCGTCGACACGCCCGAACGCGTACTCGGCCTGCACTTTTTCAACCCGCCGGTCAAGATGGACTTGGTCGAGGTCATCTACGGCGAGGAGACGAGCGACGAGGCGGCCGAAGCCGGCTACGAGTGGGTCGAATCGATCGGCAAGACGCCGATCTACGTCCGCAAGGACGTCCGCGGCTTCGTCGTCAACACCATCGTCGGCCCCTTCGGCGGCGAACCCGCCTGGATGGTCTCGGAGGGCGAGGCGACGATCGAACAGGCCGACGCGACCATGGCCCACGAACGGGGCTACCCGATGGGGCCGTTCGAACTCGCCGATCTGACCGGCATCGACGTCGGCTACCACGTCCGGAAAGAGGGCGGGACCAAAGTTCCGCCCATCATCGAGGAGAAGGTCGAGGCCGAAGAACTCGGCCAGAAGACCGGGAAGGGGTACTACGATTACGAAGACGGCAACGGCGCGGATTACACGCCCGACGATGCGGGGGAGTTCGACTGGCTGCGCGTCGAAGCCCGCATGATCAACCGCGCGGCGTTCCTCGTCGGCGACGACGTCGCCACGCCCGAGGAGGTCGACACCGGCGTCCAACTGGGGCTGGGCTTCCCCGAAGGCATCTGCCGACGCGCGGACAAGATCGGTCTCGACGCGGTCCTCGAGAAACTCGAGACGCTCTCCGAGGAGACCGGCTCCGACCGCTTCGAGCCACACCCGTACCTCGAGGAACTCGTCGAAGCGGGCAAGACCGGCGAGGAAGCCGGCGTCGGCTTCTACGAGTACGACGGCGACGAGGGCGGACTCGACTCCTATCACGACCTCAACGTCTCCCTCGAAGACGGCGTGCTGCGAGTCGAACTCGACCGACCGTCCCGTATGAACGCCCTCTCGGGCGACCTGCTCGCCGAAATCGACGACCTGTTCTCGTCGGTCGACACCGACGAGGTTCGGTGTGCGACGATCGAGGGTGCGGGCGACCGCGCGTTCAGCGCCGGCGCGGACATCTCCGGCTTCAGCGGCGTCGAACCCACCGACCTGATGGACGTCACGCCCGCCTTCGAGACGGTCAACGACTTCCCGCGGCCGGTCCTCGCGAAAGTCGACGGCTACTGTCTCGGTGCCGGGCTCGAACTCGCACTCGCCTGCGATCTGCGGATCGCGACGGAGCGCTCGGCGTTCGGCGCTCCCGAGATCAACCTCGGCCTGATCCCCGGCGGCGGCGGCACCCAGCGACTCCTCCGCGTCCTCGGCGAGACCCGCGCGAAGGAACTGGTCTTCCGCGGCGAACACATCGACGCCGACCGCGCCGAAGACTGGGGCCTGATCAACCGTGCTGTCGAGCGTGACGACTTCGACGAGACCGTCGACGAATTCGTCGACGACCTTCGTAACGGCCCGCCGATCGCCCTCGAGATCGCCAAGAAAGTCATGAACGAAGGCGAGGACGCGAGCCTCGAGGCCGCGCTGACCATAGAGAGCCAGGGATTCGGCCTTCTGACGAGCACGGACGACGTGCTCGAGGGAACCGCGGCCTTCGCCGAGGACCGAGAGCCGGAGTTCGAAGGCGAGTAA
- a CDS encoding PAS domain-containing sensor histidine kinase, with product MTRAFEQQLTERADFHEFIDQFDSVAVWSGDASGFDSMSTAFEDIYGRPVEDVLEDMFVVIEATHPDDRAPVMDMMADRDGRIETGDAKQMEHRVIKPDGDVRWVETRVFPLPSAPGDTPQVVGVTIDITERKRTELELERQNERLERFANILSHDLRNPLTTAKGYLDLATDKYSHKYLDVVDQALTRIEEIITDVLTLSRIGKAAETTETVDLEAAAKEAWLIVDEDRGHLETMDDLGAIEADRSLVGQLFENAFRNAIEHGSTGSRPVADDSVEHGSQDVTVRVGPLEEANGFYVADDGVGIPESEHEQVFEAGYSTSEKGTGYGLLIIKEIVDAHGWNVRITDSETDGVRLEVTNVTTNA from the coding sequence ATGACCCGGGCATTCGAGCAGCAATTGACGGAGCGCGCTGATTTTCACGAGTTCATCGATCAGTTCGATAGCGTCGCCGTCTGGTCGGGAGACGCATCCGGATTCGATTCCATGAGCACCGCCTTCGAGGATATCTACGGCCGTCCCGTCGAAGACGTACTCGAGGATATGTTCGTTGTTATCGAGGCCACCCACCCCGACGATCGCGCCCCGGTCATGGACATGATGGCGGATCGAGACGGCCGCATCGAAACCGGAGACGCCAAGCAGATGGAGCATCGCGTCATCAAGCCCGACGGCGACGTTCGATGGGTTGAGACCCGCGTGTTCCCGCTCCCCAGTGCCCCCGGTGATACGCCGCAGGTGGTCGGCGTGACGATCGACATCACGGAGCGAAAACGCACCGAACTCGAACTCGAGCGACAGAACGAACGACTCGAACGGTTCGCCAACATTCTCTCTCACGACCTTCGCAACCCCCTGACCACCGCGAAGGGCTACCTCGACCTCGCCACGGACAAATACAGTCACAAGTACCTCGACGTAGTCGACCAGGCGCTCACCCGAATCGAGGAGATCATCACGGACGTCCTGACGCTCTCTCGGATCGGAAAAGCGGCTGAAACGACCGAAACCGTCGATCTCGAGGCGGCGGCTAAAGAGGCGTGGCTGATCGTGGACGAAGATCGGGGCCACCTCGAGACGATGGACGATCTCGGCGCGATCGAGGCCGATCGGAGTCTCGTCGGGCAACTGTTCGAGAACGCGTTTCGGAACGCGATCGAACACGGTTCGACCGGCAGTCGGCCCGTAGCCGACGACAGTGTCGAACACGGTTCCCAGGACGTTACGGTCCGGGTCGGACCGCTCGAGGAGGCGAACGGGTTTTACGTCGCCGATGACGGGGTCGGCATCCCCGAATCCGAACACGAACAGGTGTTCGAGGCCGGCTACTCGACCTCCGAGAAAGGAACCGGCTACGGCCTCTTGATCATCAAGGAGATCGTCGACGCCCACGGCTGGAACGTTCGCATTACGGACTCGGAAACCGACGGCGTCCGTCTCGAGGTCACGAACGTCACCACGAACGCCTAA
- a CDS encoding phosphotransferase family protein produces MSENYYERLVDEDALVAHLEDHLGAVDDYEIERHQEGHSNETLFVSWGGRELVIRRPPPGETADTAHDVLREHRVTAALADTDVPVPETVLACDDHDVIGSDFYVMERLEGDVLREGEPERFAAPEHREKIGEELVDTLAKIHDVDYEAVGLGEFGRPAGYTQRQVDRWGKQLSWAFEVTEDEREVPVLREVGDWLQETVPEDHPHALVHGDYKLDNVMFGPSGGRESPNGRAGDGREQPPELIAVFDWEMATLGDPRADLGWMLSYWRDAKDPEPSIPELTTRFMEREGYSSRTELVARWEDRTGLEFEHERFYRALAVYKLAGLGEMFYRRYLEGNSDNPMYPKMEDRVPALADRAKRIIDGDEPL; encoded by the coding sequence ATGAGCGAGAACTACTACGAACGCCTCGTCGACGAGGATGCCCTTGTCGCGCATCTCGAGGATCACCTCGGAGCAGTCGACGACTACGAGATCGAGCGTCATCAGGAAGGTCACTCGAACGAAACGCTGTTCGTTAGCTGGGGCGGACGGGAACTGGTCATCCGCCGGCCGCCACCGGGAGAGACCGCCGATACCGCCCACGACGTGCTACGGGAGCATCGAGTGACCGCGGCGCTGGCTGACACCGACGTTCCCGTCCCAGAGACGGTGCTCGCCTGTGACGACCACGACGTCATCGGCAGCGACTTCTACGTCATGGAGCGACTCGAGGGCGACGTCCTCCGGGAGGGCGAACCCGAGCGATTCGCCGCCCCCGAACACCGCGAGAAAATCGGCGAGGAACTCGTCGACACGCTCGCGAAGATCCACGACGTCGACTACGAGGCGGTCGGGCTGGGAGAGTTCGGCCGCCCCGCCGGCTACACGCAGCGCCAGGTCGACCGCTGGGGCAAACAGCTCTCGTGGGCGTTCGAGGTCACCGAGGACGAGCGCGAGGTGCCCGTCCTCCGCGAGGTCGGCGACTGGCTTCAGGAGACCGTCCCCGAGGATCACCCCCACGCGCTCGTCCACGGCGATTACAAACTCGACAACGTGATGTTCGGCCCGAGCGGGGGACGCGAGTCCCCGAACGGGCGAGCGGGCGACGGCCGCGAGCAGCCGCCGGAGCTCATCGCCGTCTTCGACTGGGAGATGGCCACGCTCGGCGATCCGCGTGCGGACCTGGGCTGGATGCTCTCTTACTGGCGCGACGCGAAAGACCCCGAGCCGTCGATTCCCGAACTCACCACCCGGTTCATGGAACGGGAGGGCTATTCCTCACGGACCGAACTCGTCGCCCGCTGGGAGGACCGCACCGGTCTCGAGTTCGAACACGAGCGCTTCTACCGCGCTCTCGCCGTCTACAAACTGGCCGGCCTCGGCGAGATGTTCTACCGACGCTATCTCGAGGGCAACAGCGACAACCCGATGTATCCGAAGATGGAGGACCGAGTGCCGGCGCTGGCCGACCGCGCAAAGCGGATCATCGACGGCGACGAACCGCTGTAG
- a CDS encoding VOC family protein, which produces MEPRITVITAGVDDLETSLGFYRDGLGWPTEGIVGTEFEGGAVAFFPLHDGLRLALYPKAQIAEDANVDETATSSAEFTFGHNVASKEAVDDVIETAENAGAEITDPPRDREWGGYSGHFKDPDEHLWEVVWNPEFEE; this is translated from the coding sequence ATGGAACCGCGAATCACCGTCATCACGGCCGGCGTCGACGACCTCGAAACATCACTCGGCTTTTACCGTGACGGACTGGGCTGGCCGACGGAAGGCATCGTCGGCACCGAGTTCGAAGGCGGAGCTGTAGCGTTTTTCCCGTTACACGACGGCTTACGACTGGCCCTCTACCCGAAAGCACAGATTGCAGAAGACGCGAACGTCGACGAAACTGCAACGAGTTCCGCCGAGTTCACCTTCGGCCACAACGTCGCGTCGAAGGAGGCAGTTGACGACGTGATCGAGACGGCGGAAAACGCAGGGGCGGAGATCACCGACCCCCCGCGCGACCGTGAATGGGGCGGATACTCGGGCCACTTCAAAGACCCCGACGAGCACCTGTGGGAGGTCGTTTGGAACCCGGAGTTCGAAGAGTAA
- a CDS encoding tyrosine--tRNA ligase, with the protein MDAYDLITRNAEEVVTDEEVRALADDPADKRVYVGYEPSGVLHLGHLLTANKLIDLQEAGMEVVVLLADVHAYLNGKGTFEEIRETAEQMKAQFVAYGLDEENTEFVYGSEFQLDEDYTLDLHELELSTTLNRAQRAMAEIQGGETAKVSHVVYPLMQCLDIEYLDLDLAVGGLDQRKVHMLAREELPELGYDVRPALHTPIVADLTSGEGKMSSSEGVTISMEDSTEELEEKVNSAFCPPTRDPEGDLENPVLELFEYHVFPRFEEIVVERPDKYGGDLTYEDYEDLADDLESGELHPADAKGTLASYLDELIAPGREKLRELRN; encoded by the coding sequence ATGGACGCTTACGACCTGATCACGCGAAACGCCGAGGAGGTCGTCACCGACGAGGAAGTACGCGCACTCGCCGACGATCCGGCGGACAAGCGCGTCTACGTCGGATACGAGCCCTCCGGCGTGCTCCATCTCGGCCATCTGCTGACGGCGAACAAACTCATCGATCTCCAGGAGGCGGGCATGGAGGTCGTCGTCTTGCTGGCGGACGTTCACGCCTACCTCAACGGGAAGGGGACGTTCGAGGAGATCCGCGAGACGGCCGAACAGATGAAAGCCCAGTTCGTCGCCTACGGGCTCGACGAGGAGAACACCGAGTTCGTCTACGGCTCGGAGTTCCAACTCGACGAGGACTACACGCTCGACTTACACGAACTCGAGCTCTCGACGACGCTCAACCGCGCCCAGCGCGCGATGGCCGAGATCCAGGGCGGCGAGACCGCGAAGGTGAGCCACGTCGTCTACCCGCTCATGCAGTGTCTGGATATCGAGTACCTCGACCTCGACCTCGCCGTCGGTGGCCTCGATCAGCGCAAGGTCCACATGCTCGCCCGCGAGGAGCTACCGGAACTCGGCTACGACGTCCGACCGGCCCTCCACACCCCCATCGTCGCTGACCTCACGAGCGGCGAGGGCAAGATGTCCTCGAGCGAGGGCGTCACCATCTCGATGGAGGACTCGACCGAGGAACTCGAGGAGAAGGTCAACTCCGCGTTCTGCCCGCCGACGCGGGATCCCGAGGGCGACCTCGAGAACCCCGTCCTCGAACTCTTCGAGTACCACGTCTTCCCGCGTTTCGAGGAGATCGTCGTCGAACGGCCCGACAAGTACGGCGGCGACCTCACCTACGAGGACTACGAGGATCTGGCCGACGACCTCGAGTCCGGCGAACTCCACCCCGCCGACGCGAAGGGGACGCTCGCGAGCTACCTCGACGAACTGATCGCGCCGGGTCGGGAGAAACTGCGCGAGCTGCGGAACTGA